From Apium graveolens cultivar Ventura unplaced genomic scaffold, ASM990537v1 ctg967, whole genome shotgun sequence, a single genomic window includes:
- the LOC141705756 gene encoding uncharacterized protein LOC141705756 → MLDEINQLVDEFRQQRDLYESEEVVDLEITLKVIRSESGRDCHISNTDEVAGIMVGDTKDTCGERDIVVHDKIKGLVRVSYVHPKLMALQYPLLFSRGEDGLHPKIKFQKNDESKGLTPTLGGRLFQQYSVDAFSSIEQTRLWWFRTHQTTLRNELYSNICDSLSRGDVDTSNIGTGIILPAGFVGSKRYMQQNFQDALAICHFIGHPDIFLIMTCNPLWDEIQKMMKYLPGCIAPNCPDIISRVFRLKLDQLLADIKTKKYFGVCNGVMYVVEFQKRGLPHVHMLIWLDADLKKNLKQNVDKYVSAEIPDPLLDPVCYATMKEFMIHGPCGLQNLKSPCMKGFNCIRHFPKKYYAQTTFDDSGFLIYIRRRQDITVDVRKTDLDNQWVVPYNRDLLVKYQCHVNVEIYCHAQSVKYLFKYCLKGHDHATVYINKKKKQSKNNNDDRGIDEINAYFDRRYLCGAEATYRIFGLPIHHRSLSVERLPFHLPGAKN, encoded by the exons ATGCTAGATGAAATAAATCAGTTGGTGGATGAGTTTAGGCAACAGCGTGATCTGTATGAAAGCGAAGAAGTTGTTGATCTTGAGATTACATTGAAAGTAATTAGATCTGAAAGCGGTAGAGATTGTCACATATCCAACACCGATGAGGTTGCTGGGATTATGGTTGGCGACACTAAAGATACGTGTGGGGAACGTGACATTGTTGTTCACGATAAAATCAAAGGTTTGGTCCGTGTCTCTTATGTACATCCAAAGCTGATGGCTTTACAATATCCTTTACTTTTCTCTCGAGGAGAAGATGGACTTCACCCTAAAATCAAATTCCAGAAGAATGATGAAAGTAAAG GTTTGACTCCGACGCTTGGTGGAAGACTGTTCCAACAGTACTCGGTAGATGCATTTTCTTCTATTGAGCAGACACGACTATGGTGGTTCCGTACTCATCAAACTACCTTACGGAATGAATTATATAGCAACATATGTGATTCATTAAGTAGAGGTGATGTTGATACCTCCAATATCGGTACAGGGATCATATTGCCTGCTGGGTTTGTTGGTTCAAAACGGTACATGCAACAAAATTTTCAAGACGCCTTAGCTATATGTCATTTCATTGGCCACCCAGACATATTTTTAATAATGACGTGTAATCCATTATGGGATGAGATACAGAAGATGATGAAGTATCTTCCAGGTTGTATTGCTCCTAATTGTCCTGACATAATTTCCCGTGTTTTTAGATTGAAGCTTGATCAACTGTTGGCAGATATTAAGACCAAAAAATATTTTGGTGTTTGTAATGGAG TGATGTATGTAGTTGAGTTTCAAAAACGAGGACTCCCACATGTCCACATGTTAATATGGCTTGACGCAGATttaaagaaaaatctaaagcaGAATGTGGATAAATATGTCTCAGCGGAAATACCAGATCCGTTATTAGATCCGGTTTGTTATGCAACAATGAAGGAATTTATGATCCACGGTCCATGTGGTTTGCAAAACCTGAAATCTCCATGCATGAAAGGTTTTAATTGTATACGTCATTTCCCAAAGAA GTACTATGCACAAACTACTTTTGATGATAGTGGGTTCCTGATTTACATACGACGTAGGCAAGACATTACTGTTGATGTGCGTAAGACTGACTTGGACAACCAATGGGTTGTGCCATACAACCGTGATTTGTTGGTTAAGTATCAATGCCATGTGAATGTGGAGATATATTGTCATGCACAGAGTGTcaaatatttattcaaatattgtCTCAAAGGCCATGACCATGCCACCGTATATATCaataagaaaaaaaaacaaaGCAAAAATAACAATGATGATCGGGGAATTGATGAGATAAATGCATATTTTGATAGAAGATACTTATGTGGTGCTGAAGCAACGTATAGGATTTTTGGATTGCCTATCCATCATAGAAGTCTATCAGTTGAAAGGCTTCCATTTCACTTACCAGGTGCTAAGAATTGA
- the LOC141705754 gene encoding uncharacterized protein LOC141705754, giving the protein MRRWTPRKHGLQIGRLCYAHHSSGESWFLRLLLTKVRGATSFLSLRAVNGVIHSSFHESCKEYGLLDDDKEWHEVLSQACTEIDDLLRSIGNSLKKYDQLPQPPNSYLNNGANNLIIEETSYGISTMDSEHRKLLRDCTEEQRKVYDAVLESVESGSGGLFFVYGSGGCGKTFLWRTLIYIAQLIKQTNLIIWDEAPMQHRYAFECLDRSLKDIMKAIDPACYKMPFGGITVVLGGDFRQILPVITYGDRADIVAACITRSKL; this is encoded by the exons ATGAGGAGATGGACTCCTAGGAAACATGGTTTGCAAATTGGGAGGCTGTGTTACGCACATCATAGTAGCGGGGAATCTTGGTTTCTTCGGTTATTGCTGACCAAGGTACGTGGTGCCACCTCCTTTCTGTCTTTAAGGGCTGTTAATGGTGTAATACACAGTTCTTTTCATGAATCCTGTAAAGAGTATGGTTTGTTGGATGATGATAAAGAATGGCATGAAGTATTGTCTCAAGCATGTACCG AAATAGATGACTTGCTTAGGTCAATTGGAAATTCTTTGAAGAAATATGACCAGTTGCCGCAACCTCCCAATAGCTATTTGAACAATGGAGCCAATAACTTGATTATCGAAGAAACAAGTTATGGCATTAGCACGATGGACTCTGAACATCGCAAATTACTGCGTGATTGTACTGAAGAGCAGAGGAAAGTGTATGATGCAGTCTTGGAATCTGTTGAAAGTGGTTCAGGTGGTTTATTTTTTGTTTATGGGAGCGGAGGCTGTGGGAAGACTTTTTTGTGGCGAACTCTTATAT ACATTGCTCAACTTATCAAGCAAACAAACCTTATTATTTGGGACGAGGCGCCTATGCAACATAGATATGCTTTTGAGTGTTTAGACCGATCATTAAAGGATATTATGAAAGCTATTGATCCAGCATGCTATAAAATGCCATTTGGAGGCATAACTGTTGTACTTGGTGGTGATTTTCGCCAAATTCTACCTGTGATAACATATGGTGATCGTGCAGACATTGTAGCAGCATGCATCACTAGGTCCAAACTTTAG
- the LOC141705753 gene encoding uncharacterized protein LOC141705753: MRVRQGQSDPDSEDLKLFAQWVLDIGNGQVPPPPNSNPLTENQILIPSRFCDLATENTVENMISSIFPDFSHNGTSSHYLSERAILTPTNQTVGQVNSVIVDMLLGESVCYLSVDSAEEFGGMDEELNQAFPVEYLNSLNIAGLPYHNLKLKVGAVVMLMQNLNQILGLCNGTRMIITKCLKFCVECEVICGTFAGTKHFIPRMELSPTDMKLSFKLVRKQMPLQLCYAMIINKSQGQSLKKIGLYLPKSVFTHGQYYVAVSRVISPSGLTIFVDDKSNVATNVTQNVVYKEVFYSLPHS, translated from the coding sequence ATGCGCGTAAGACAAGGTCAATCTGATCCTGACAGTGAGGATTTGAAACTGTTTGCTCAATGGGTACTTGACATTGGTAATGGTCAAGTGCCTCCACCTCCTAATTCGAATCCTCTGACTGAGAATCAAATTTTAATTCCTTCAAGATTCTGTGATTTGGCGACTGAAAATACTGTTGAGAATATGATATCAAGCATATTTCCTGATTTCTCTCATAATGGCACTAGTTCACATTATTTAAGTGAGAGAGCTATTCTGACTCCAACCAACCAAACTGTTGGGCAAGTAAATTCAGTTATTGTGGACATGCTTCTAGGTGAATCTGTGTGCTACCTCAGTGTAGATTCTGCTGAGGAATTTGGTGGGATGGATGAAGAACTGAATCAAGCATTCCCTGTGGAGTATTTGAACTCTTTAAATATTGCAGGATTGCCATATCATAATTTGAAGTTGAAAGTTGGTGCTGTTGTTATGCTTATGCAAAATTTGAACCAAATATTAGGTTTATGTAATGGAACCAGGATGATAATTACCAAGTGTTTGAAATTTTGTGTAGAGTGTGAGGTGATATGTGGGACATTTGCAGGAACCAAGCATTTCATTCCACGAATGGAGTTGTCTCCGACAGATATGAAGTTGTCGTTTAAACTGGTAAGGAAGCAGATGCCTTTACAATTATGCTACGCAATGATAATTAACAAATCCCAAGGTCAATCCCTTAAAAAGATTGGATTGTACCTGCCTAAGTCAGTTTTCACTCATGGCCAATACTATGTAGCTGTTAGTCGGGTTATATCCCCGAGCGGGCTGACTATTTTTGTGGATGATAAATCTAACGTAGCTACAAATGTTACCCAAAATGTGGTGTACAAAGAGGTGTTTTATTCTTTACCACACAGTTAG